In Exiguobacterium sibiricum 7-3, a genomic segment contains:
- a CDS encoding M20 metallopeptidase family protein, with product MQENLFTALDHYESEMIRLRRDFHRHPELSFQEVRTPAKIAAFYDGLGIPYRTNVGGNGIVATLTGTRPGKTIAVRADFDALPLQEETELSFRSIHPGVMHACGHDGHTAIVLGLAAAFQGIQDELTGTVVFIHQHGEEVFPGGAIQMIEDGCLDGVDAIFGTHLENELPVGSIGYHSGHTLCAIDEFEIVVHGQGGHAQAPHRTQDALVAGAQLVCNLQHLVSRRVDPFEPAIVAIGSFHAGTAPNIVTGEARIVGEIRTFNEQLRHQLRQQVDLVARTTCAGIGADYSIDFTTGYPSLWNHPDETQLVREAASFLPEAQVREMKPMMAADDFAYYLEQIPGSYFFTGSAKTDGRTIYPQHHPKYEIDERALLIGAKTLGATVLRALQT from the coding sequence ATGCAAGAAAATTTATTTACTGCTCTTGATCACTACGAATCCGAGATGATTCGTTTACGCCGTGACTTTCACCGCCATCCGGAACTATCGTTTCAAGAAGTCCGGACGCCTGCTAAAATCGCTGCTTTTTACGATGGACTCGGTATTCCTTACCGTACAAACGTCGGTGGCAACGGCATCGTCGCCACGCTGACCGGCACTCGTCCCGGAAAAACAATCGCCGTTCGGGCCGATTTTGACGCGTTGCCGTTACAGGAAGAAACAGAATTGTCGTTTCGTTCAATCCATCCCGGTGTCATGCATGCTTGCGGACACGACGGGCATACCGCCATCGTTCTTGGACTCGCCGCTGCTTTTCAGGGCATTCAAGATGAATTAACAGGAACTGTCGTCTTTATCCATCAACACGGCGAAGAAGTCTTTCCAGGTGGTGCCATTCAAATGATCGAGGACGGCTGTCTCGACGGCGTTGATGCGATTTTCGGTACTCACCTCGAAAACGAGCTGCCAGTCGGCTCAATCGGTTATCACAGCGGTCATACGTTATGTGCCATCGATGAATTTGAAATCGTCGTTCATGGTCAAGGCGGTCATGCCCAAGCCCCGCACCGGACGCAGGACGCGCTCGTCGCCGGTGCACAGCTTGTCTGTAATCTTCAGCACCTCGTCAGCCGACGTGTTGACCCGTTCGAACCGGCAATCGTTGCGATCGGTTCTTTCCATGCCGGAACAGCACCAAACATCGTGACCGGTGAAGCCCGGATTGTCGGAGAGATCCGGACGTTCAACGAACAACTCCGTCATCAGTTGCGTCAACAGGTGGATCTCGTCGCCCGGACGACCTGCGCCGGCATCGGCGCTGATTATTCGATTGATTTCACGACCGGTTATCCGTCGCTTTGGAATCATCCGGATGAAACACAGCTCGTCCGGGAAGCGGCCAGCTTTTTACCCGAAGCACAGGTTCGTGAGATGAAACCGATGATGGCAGCGGATGATTTTGCCTATTACCTCGAGCAGATCCCGGGCAGTTACTTCTTCACCGGATCTGCGAAAACAGATGGCCGAACAATCTACCCACAACACCATCCGAAGTACGAAATCGATGAGCGGGCCTTACTGATTGGGGCGAAAACATTAGGAGCCACGGTTCTTCGCGCTCTACAAACATAA